The following are encoded in a window of Ranitomeya variabilis isolate aRanVar5 chromosome 6, aRanVar5.hap1, whole genome shotgun sequence genomic DNA:
- the GALNT15 gene encoding polypeptide N-acetylgalactosaminyltransferase 15 isoform X2, with amino-acid sequence MLLRRRCRSRLCQLQILVLMLAFILLLVMVAMLDPEDQSEDNFSYLSHHHGGGGGHRWVGVNSLLESVEETNQYKVEILSPLSSFRDEELIAIGMSGSRRTFDKVRKSVYRIVKQHKKNNENDAVTNSVQTEKARNIPGLDEDGSQKISLHREIPEGRHSLCLKQIYNENLPTTSVIIAFHNEAWSTLLRTVHSVLDNSPKKILKEIILVDDLSHKGHLKTALSEYVSRIDGVKLIRSNKRLGVIGGRMLGAARATGEILVFMDPHCECHPGWLEPLLSRIMTDRNCIVSPVLDVIDGRTFKYYHSTDLRQGVFDWSLDFHWVTLSESDQKVQQSTIVPFRTPVIPGCVIAVDRHYFQNIGAFDTFMNVSGVENIELSIRVWLCGGSLEIVPCSRVGHLLQNQTYNTYQNETLLKNKIRIAEVWMDSYKDFFYHNIGKELLTKPIEMNDATELKQLRMRLGCKGFTWFLSNIDPAMNTMLPVLESTGQLLNSDAGQCVQYSYNRSNQLVELSHCDDKVNQVLVYYGKKLQLRASESLCLDVTDENVLLRNCSFNDVSTWDFNEAGLIIHLPTGKCMTPRKTQTGNTLLLITTCHYSQRNQIWKMIPKF; translated from the exons ATGCTGTTGAGGAGAAGGTGCAGATCACGGCTGTGCCAGCTGCAGATACTAGTTCTTATGTTGGCATTCATTTTGTTGCTAGTTATGGTAGCGATGCTGGATCCAGAAGACCAGAGTGAGGACAATTTCAGCTATCTTTCCcaccatcatggtggtggcggaggACATCGATGGGTAGGTGTCAACTCACTGCTTGAGTCTGTAGAAGAAACTAATCAATATAAGGTGGAGATTTTGTCTCCACTTTCCTCATTTAGGGATGAGGAACTTATAGCTATTGGGATGTCTGGAAGCAGAAGAACCTTTGACAAAGTCAGGAAGAGCGTGTACAGGATAGTGAAGCAGCACAAGAAGAACAATGAAAATGATGCAGTGACCAACAGTGTGCAGACTGAAAAGGCAAGGAACATACCTGGACTTGATGAAGACGGCAGCCAGAAAATTTCTTTACACAGGGAGATACCCGAGGGCCGACATTCACT ATGTCTGAAGCAAATTTACAATGAGAATCTTCCTACCACCAGCGTTATCATTGCCTTCCATAATGAAGCATGGTCTACGTTACTGAGAACTGTTCATAGTGTGTTAGACAACTCTCCAAAAAAGATCTTGAAGGAAATTATACTCGTGGATGACCTAAGTCACAAAG GTCATCTCAAGACTGCCCTAAGTGAATATGTCTCTAGAATAGATGGAGTAAAGCTAATAAGAAGCAACAAGAGACTTGGTGTTATTGGAGGACGGATGCTTGGGGCAGCAAGGGCAACTGGGGAGATTCTTGTATTTATGGACCCACATTGTGAGTGCCACCCAGGCTGGCTAGAACCACTTTTGAGTAGAATAATGACTGACAG GAATTGTATAGTGTCACCTGTTTTAGATGTAATTGACGGGAGAACGTTCAAGTATTATCACTCTACGGACTTGAGACAAGGAGTGTTTGACTGGAGCCTCGATTTTCACTGGGTTACTCTATCAGAAAGTGACCAGAAGGTACAGCAATCCACCATCGTTCCATTCAG GACTCCAGTAATACCCGGATGCGTTATAGCCGTTGATCGTCACTACTTCCAGAACATTGGGGCATTTGATACATTCATGAATGTTTCAGGCGTGGAAAATATAGAGCTTTCTATCCGG GTTTGGCTCTGTGGTGGATCATTAGAAATCGTGCCGTGTTCAAGAGTTGGCCATTTGCTTCAGAATCAAACATACAATACATATCAAAATGAAACACTACTAAAAAATAAGATTCGAATAGCAGAAGTTTGGATGGACTCGTACAAAGATTTCTTCTACCATAATATTGGAAAGGAATTGCTAACTAAGCCG ATAGAGATGAATGATGCTACTGAGCTGAAACAACTCCGTATGAGATTGGGATGTAAAGGATTCACTTGGTTTTTATCCAATATTGACCCTGCTATGAACACTATGCTTCCAGTTCTCGAGTCAACAGGACAA CTTTTAAATTCAGATGCTGGACAGTGTGTGCAGTATTCCTATAACAGAAGCAATCAGCTGGTAGAGCTTTCCCATTGTGATGACAAAGTGAATCAG GTACTGGTTTATTATGGTAAGAAGTTGCAATTAAGAGCGTCAGAATCTCTGTGTCTGGATGTAACAGATGAAAATGTACTCCTTAGAAACTGCTCCTTCAATGATGTATCCACATGGGATTTTAATGAG
- the GALNT15 gene encoding polypeptide N-acetylgalactosaminyltransferase 15 isoform X1 has translation MLLRRRCRSRLCQLQILVLMLAFILLLVMVAMLDPEDQSEDNFSYLSHHHGGGGGHRWVGVNSLLESVEETNQYKVEILSPLSSFRDEELIAIGMSGSRRTFDKVRKSVYRIVKQHKKNNENDAVTNSVQTEKARNIPGLDEDGSQKISLHREIPEGRHSLCLKQIYNENLPTTSVIIAFHNEAWSTLLRTVHSVLDNSPKKILKEIILVDDLSHKGHLKTALSEYVSRIDGVKLIRSNKRLGVIGGRMLGAARATGEILVFMDPHCECHPGWLEPLLSRIMTDRNCIVSPVLDVIDGRTFKYYHSTDLRQGVFDWSLDFHWVTLSESDQKVQQSTIVPFRTPVIPGCVIAVDRHYFQNIGAFDTFMNVSGVENIELSIRVWLCGGSLEIVPCSRVGHLLQNQTYNTYQNETLLKNKIRIAEVWMDSYKDFFYHNIGKELLTKPIEMNDATELKQLRMRLGCKGFTWFLSNIDPAMNTMLPVLESTGQLLNSDAGQCVQYSYNRSNQLVELSHCDDKVNQVLVYYGKKLQLRASESLCLDVTDENVLLRNCSFNDVSTWDFNEAGLIIHLPTGKCMTPRKTQTGNTLLLITTCHYSQRNQIWKMIPK, from the exons ATGCTGTTGAGGAGAAGGTGCAGATCACGGCTGTGCCAGCTGCAGATACTAGTTCTTATGTTGGCATTCATTTTGTTGCTAGTTATGGTAGCGATGCTGGATCCAGAAGACCAGAGTGAGGACAATTTCAGCTATCTTTCCcaccatcatggtggtggcggaggACATCGATGGGTAGGTGTCAACTCACTGCTTGAGTCTGTAGAAGAAACTAATCAATATAAGGTGGAGATTTTGTCTCCACTTTCCTCATTTAGGGATGAGGAACTTATAGCTATTGGGATGTCTGGAAGCAGAAGAACCTTTGACAAAGTCAGGAAGAGCGTGTACAGGATAGTGAAGCAGCACAAGAAGAACAATGAAAATGATGCAGTGACCAACAGTGTGCAGACTGAAAAGGCAAGGAACATACCTGGACTTGATGAAGACGGCAGCCAGAAAATTTCTTTACACAGGGAGATACCCGAGGGCCGACATTCACT ATGTCTGAAGCAAATTTACAATGAGAATCTTCCTACCACCAGCGTTATCATTGCCTTCCATAATGAAGCATGGTCTACGTTACTGAGAACTGTTCATAGTGTGTTAGACAACTCTCCAAAAAAGATCTTGAAGGAAATTATACTCGTGGATGACCTAAGTCACAAAG GTCATCTCAAGACTGCCCTAAGTGAATATGTCTCTAGAATAGATGGAGTAAAGCTAATAAGAAGCAACAAGAGACTTGGTGTTATTGGAGGACGGATGCTTGGGGCAGCAAGGGCAACTGGGGAGATTCTTGTATTTATGGACCCACATTGTGAGTGCCACCCAGGCTGGCTAGAACCACTTTTGAGTAGAATAATGACTGACAG GAATTGTATAGTGTCACCTGTTTTAGATGTAATTGACGGGAGAACGTTCAAGTATTATCACTCTACGGACTTGAGACAAGGAGTGTTTGACTGGAGCCTCGATTTTCACTGGGTTACTCTATCAGAAAGTGACCAGAAGGTACAGCAATCCACCATCGTTCCATTCAG GACTCCAGTAATACCCGGATGCGTTATAGCCGTTGATCGTCACTACTTCCAGAACATTGGGGCATTTGATACATTCATGAATGTTTCAGGCGTGGAAAATATAGAGCTTTCTATCCGG GTTTGGCTCTGTGGTGGATCATTAGAAATCGTGCCGTGTTCAAGAGTTGGCCATTTGCTTCAGAATCAAACATACAATACATATCAAAATGAAACACTACTAAAAAATAAGATTCGAATAGCAGAAGTTTGGATGGACTCGTACAAAGATTTCTTCTACCATAATATTGGAAAGGAATTGCTAACTAAGCCG ATAGAGATGAATGATGCTACTGAGCTGAAACAACTCCGTATGAGATTGGGATGTAAAGGATTCACTTGGTTTTTATCCAATATTGACCCTGCTATGAACACTATGCTTCCAGTTCTCGAGTCAACAGGACAA CTTTTAAATTCAGATGCTGGACAGTGTGTGCAGTATTCCTATAACAGAAGCAATCAGCTGGTAGAGCTTTCCCATTGTGATGACAAAGTGAATCAG GTACTGGTTTATTATGGTAAGAAGTTGCAATTAAGAGCGTCAGAATCTCTGTGTCTGGATGTAACAGATGAAAATGTACTCCTTAGAAACTGCTCCTTCAATGATGTATCCACATGGGATTTTAATGAG